A window from Herbaspirillum sp. meg3 encodes these proteins:
- a CDS encoding GntP family permease: protein MEAVQGSMLLIYALVAVIALIVLIAKFKMNPFIVLIVVSLILGLSVGMPMGTIVKSFETGVGNTLGHIALVVGLGTMLGKMMAESGGAERIATTMINAFGEKNVHWAMMTVAFIVGLPVFFEVGFVLLIPIAFNVAKRTGTSMVLVGIPMVAGLSVVHGLIPPHPAALLAVTAYNADIGRTILYALIVGIPTAIIAGPIFGKLMSKVVIPNPDNPLIGQFVDQGGAKRELPGFGITLFTILLPVALMLIGSWADLFFTPKTFANDFLRLIGNSVIALLIATLVSFYTFGKMRGFNRDAILKFTNECLGPIASITLVVGAGAGFGRILMDGGVSKAIVGIATDAHLSPLLLGWFVAALIRVATGSATVAMTTACGIVAPIVMSVGGTRPELMVLATGAGSLILSHVNDGGFWLVKEYFNMTVPQTFKTWTVCETLISVLALLFTLALSTVI, encoded by the coding sequence ATGGAAGCAGTACAAGGAAGTATGTTGCTGATCTACGCGCTCGTCGCGGTGATCGCATTGATCGTGTTGATTGCCAAGTTCAAGATGAATCCGTTCATCGTCCTGATCGTGGTGTCGCTGATCCTCGGTTTGTCTGTCGGCATGCCGATGGGCACGATCGTCAAATCGTTTGAAACCGGCGTCGGCAACACGCTGGGGCACATTGCACTGGTTGTCGGGCTGGGTACAATGCTGGGCAAGATGATGGCGGAGTCTGGTGGCGCAGAGCGCATTGCCACCACCATGATCAATGCCTTTGGTGAAAAGAACGTGCACTGGGCGATGATGACGGTTGCGTTCATTGTCGGCTTGCCGGTGTTCTTTGAAGTCGGTTTTGTGTTGCTGATCCCGATCGCGTTCAACGTTGCCAAGCGTACCGGTACCTCGATGGTATTGGTCGGCATCCCAATGGTGGCAGGTTTGTCGGTGGTGCATGGCCTGATTCCGCCGCATCCTGCGGCGCTGCTGGCAGTGACTGCCTATAACGCGGATATCGGCCGTACGATTCTGTACGCACTGATCGTCGGCATCCCGACCGCGATCATCGCCGGTCCGATCTTCGGTAAGCTGATGTCCAAGGTGGTGATTCCCAATCCGGATAATCCGCTGATCGGCCAGTTTGTGGATCAAGGTGGTGCCAAGCGCGAACTGCCGGGTTTCGGTATCACGTTGTTCACCATCCTGTTACCCGTGGCGCTGATGCTGATCGGCAGCTGGGCCGACTTGTTCTTCACGCCGAAGACTTTTGCCAACGACTTCCTGCGCCTGATTGGCAACTCAGTGATCGCACTGTTGATTGCGACACTGGTCAGCTTCTACACCTTCGGCAAGATGCGCGGTTTCAATCGTGATGCCATTCTGAAATTCACCAATGAGTGTCTGGGGCCGATCGCCAGCATCACGCTGGTGGTGGGGGCCGGCGCAGGTTTTGGTCGTATCCTGATGGATGGCGGCGTGTCCAAGGCCATTGTCGGTATCGCTACCGATGCGCATTTGTCGCCGCTGCTGCTGGGTTGGTTTGTGGCAGCGCTGATTCGTGTGGCAACGGGTTCTGCGACCGTTGCGATGACAACTGCTTGCGGTATTGTTGCGCCAATCGTGATGTCGGTCGGCGGTACGCGTCCTGAACTGATGGTGTTGGCAACCGGCGCCGGTTCTCTGATTCTGTCGCACGTCAACGACGGTGGTTTCTGGCTGGTCAAGGAGTACTTCAACATGACCGTGCCGCAAACCTTCAAAACCTGGACGGTCTGCGAAACGCTCATTTCGGTGCTGGCCTTGCTGTTCACCTTGGCGCTGTCGACCGTGATCTGA
- the rpsO gene encoding 30S ribosomal protein S15 — protein MSIEKAAKAAIITDNARGQNDTGSPEVQVALLTARINDLNGHFKEHSKDHHSRRGLIKMVNRRKSLLSYLKGKDADRYRALIEKLGLRK, from the coding sequence ATGTCGATCGAAAAAGCAGCCAAGGCTGCCATTATCACTGATAACGCCCGTGGTCAAAACGACACCGGCTCCCCGGAAGTTCAAGTTGCGCTGCTGACAGCACGCATCAACGACCTGAACGGTCACTTCAAAGAACACAGCAAGGATCACCACTCCCGTCGTGGTCTGATCAAGATGGTTAACCGTCGTAAGAGCCTGCTGTCCTACCTGAAGGGCAAGGACGCCGACCGTTACCGCGCACTGATCGAAAAACTCGGTCTGCGTAAGTAA
- a CDS encoding outer membrane protein assembly factor BamE: MKRFILPVLAAAALSLSGCASLFAPPVNPGDTEQQVVARLGQPTAVYPDGNTHLLEYAAGAFGQYSYMARIGPDGRLISYQQVWTMENFRSIKVDQATKNDVLRLVGRPTEVTRYARIPFEAWNYGFKESGVWNSQMTVYFDAQGIVRKVENGPDPRFDDSRMRF; this comes from the coding sequence ATGAAACGCTTCATTCTCCCCGTTCTAGCTGCAGCTGCTCTGTCCCTGAGCGGTTGCGCCTCCCTGTTCGCGCCCCCGGTCAATCCCGGCGATACGGAACAGCAAGTTGTCGCTCGCCTCGGCCAGCCTACCGCTGTGTATCCCGACGGCAACACGCATTTGCTGGAATATGCTGCCGGCGCTTTCGGCCAGTACAGCTACATGGCGCGTATCGGCCCGGACGGCAGGTTGATTTCTTATCAACAAGTCTGGACCATGGAGAACTTCCGCTCCATCAAGGTTGATCAAGCAACCAAAAACGATGTGCTCCGTCTGGTTGGCCGCCCCACTGAAGTGACCCGCTATGCGCGCATTCCTTTTGAAGCATGGAATTACGGTTTCAAGGAAAGCGGTGTCTGGAATTCTCAGATGACCGTCTATTTCGATGCACAAGGCATTGTCCGCAAAGTGGAAAATGGCCCTGATCCGCGCTTCGACGACAGCCGCATGCGCTTCTGA
- the pnp gene encoding polyribonucleotide nucleotidyltransferase codes for MFNKVTKTFQYGQHQVTLETGEIARQASGAVVVSIEDTVVLATVVARKDAKPGQDFFPLTVDYIEKTYAAGRIPGGFFKREGKPSEKETLTSRLIDRPIRPLFPEGYLNEVQVIIHVLSVNPEIDPDIAAMIGASAALSIAGIPFNGPVGAARVGYIDGQYVLNPTATQLKTSQLDLVVAGTETAVLMVESEAQQLSEEIMLGAVVFGHDQSKAVINAIHELVRDGGKPEVQWAPPAKNEPLIARVTELADGKLREAYQTKDKQARTEKLKAVTSEVNAALAADAAAAGTSAADSAEVGSILFDLEAKIVRSQILDGEPRIDGRDTRTVRPITIRTGVLPRTHGSALFTRGETQALVIATLGTARDEQKIDALMGEYSDRFMLHYNMPPFATGETGRVGTPKRREIGHGRLAKRALIAALPPAEEFSYSVRLVSEITESNGSSSMASVCGGCLALMDAGVPMQSHVAGIAMGLIKEGNKFAVLTDILGDEDHLGDMDFKVAGTANGITALQMDIKIQGITKEIMQVALEQAKEGRVHILGKMQEAVPAGKAELSDFAPRLITIKINPEKIRDVIGKGGAVIRALTEETGTQIDISDEGVVTIASVDAAAGQEAKRRIEELTASVEVGKIYEGTVLKLLDFGAIVQVLPGKDGLLHISQIANERVNAVADYLKEGQQVRVKVLETDDRGRLKLSMKAAQSEEGTEAPASQDAQ; via the coding sequence GTGTTTAATAAAGTTACTAAAACCTTCCAGTATGGACAACACCAGGTCACGCTGGAAACCGGCGAAATCGCTCGCCAGGCTTCCGGTGCAGTCGTCGTTTCGATTGAAGACACTGTTGTGCTGGCAACGGTCGTGGCACGCAAGGATGCCAAGCCAGGTCAGGACTTTTTCCCATTAACCGTCGATTACATTGAAAAGACGTACGCTGCGGGTCGTATCCCCGGCGGCTTTTTCAAACGTGAAGGCAAGCCATCCGAAAAGGAAACACTGACATCGCGCCTGATCGATCGCCCGATTCGTCCGCTGTTCCCGGAAGGTTACCTGAATGAAGTGCAAGTCATCATTCACGTTCTGTCCGTCAATCCTGAAATCGATCCAGACATCGCTGCGATGATCGGTGCGTCGGCTGCATTGTCGATCGCCGGCATCCCATTCAACGGCCCGGTCGGCGCCGCACGCGTCGGTTACATCGACGGTCAGTACGTCCTGAACCCAACTGCAACGCAACTGAAGACTTCGCAACTGGATCTGGTTGTCGCCGGCACAGAAACAGCCGTGCTCATGGTCGAATCGGAAGCGCAGCAATTGTCCGAAGAAATCATGCTGGGCGCGGTCGTGTTCGGCCACGATCAATCGAAGGCTGTCATCAACGCCATCCACGAACTGGTGCGTGACGGCGGCAAGCCGGAAGTCCAATGGGCTCCTCCTGCAAAGAACGAACCACTGATCGCACGTGTCACCGAACTGGCTGACGGCAAGCTGCGTGAAGCGTATCAAACCAAGGACAAGCAAGCTCGTACCGAAAAGCTGAAGGCCGTCACTTCCGAAGTCAACGCAGCGCTGGCAGCAGATGCCGCAGCCGCAGGCACATCGGCAGCGGATTCGGCAGAAGTCGGCAGCATCCTGTTTGATCTGGAAGCCAAGATCGTCCGTTCGCAGATCCTCGACGGCGAGCCACGTATCGACGGCCGCGATACACGCACCGTGCGTCCGATCACTATCCGTACCGGCGTGCTGCCACGCACTCACGGTTCGGCGCTGTTCACCCGCGGTGAAACTCAGGCGCTGGTCATCGCGACTCTGGGCACCGCACGTGACGAACAGAAGATCGATGCGCTGATGGGCGAGTACTCGGATCGCTTCATGCTCCATTACAACATGCCTCCGTTCGCTACCGGCGAAACCGGCCGCGTTGGTACACCAAAGCGCCGCGAAATCGGTCATGGCCGTCTGGCCAAGCGCGCGCTGATCGCTGCACTGCCGCCAGCTGAAGAATTCAGCTACTCGGTGCGTCTGGTGTCGGAAATCACCGAATCCAACGGTTCCTCGTCGATGGCTTCGGTCTGCGGCGGCTGCCTGGCGCTGATGGACGCCGGCGTGCCGATGCAATCGCACGTTGCCGGTATTGCCATGGGCCTGATCAAGGAAGGCAACAAGTTCGCCGTCCTGACAGACATCCTGGGCGATGAAGATCACCTCGGCGACATGGACTTCAAGGTGGCGGGTACTGCCAACGGCATCACCGCACTGCAAATGGATATCAAGATCCAGGGCATCACCAAGGAAATCATGCAGGTCGCACTGGAACAAGCCAAAGAAGGCCGCGTGCACATCCTGGGCAAGATGCAGGAAGCCGTTCCAGCCGGCAAGGCAGAGTTGTCCGACTTCGCACCACGTCTGATCACCATCAAGATCAATCCGGAAAAAATCCGTGACGTGATCGGCAAGGGCGGCGCTGTCATTCGCGCGCTGACCGAAGAAACCGGCACCCAGATCGACATCAGCGACGAAGGCGTGGTCACCATCGCTTCCGTTGACGCTGCTGCTGGTCAAGAAGCCAAGCGCCGTATCGAAGAACTGACCGCTTCCGTTGAAGTCGGCAAGATCTACGAAGGTACTGTGCTGAAGCTGTTGGACTTCGGTGCGATCGTTCAGGTCCTGCCAGGTAAAGACGGTCTGTTGCACATCAGCCAAATCGCCAACGAGCGTGTCAACGCCGTTGCTGATTACCTGAAAGAAGGCCAGCAAGTCCGCGTCAAGGTTCTGGAAACCGACGACCGCGGCCGTCTGAAACTGTCGATGAAGGCAGCGCAGTCGGAAGAAGGCACGGAAGCGCCTGCTTCGCAAGATGCACAGTAA
- a CDS encoding RidA family protein encodes MSIKRYGVDGGTGTGGQHLPFARAVEADGWLYVSGQVAMVNGEVIDGGIVAQSHQAIQNVLAILKEAGYGPEHVVRCGVWLDDTRDFQSFNKVFKEYFGANPPARACVQSAMVVDCKVEVDCVAFKR; translated from the coding sequence ATGAGCATCAAACGATATGGCGTCGACGGCGGCACCGGTACCGGCGGTCAGCATCTGCCTTTTGCACGTGCAGTGGAAGCGGACGGCTGGTTGTACGTCTCGGGCCAGGTGGCCATGGTCAACGGTGAAGTGATTGATGGCGGCATCGTCGCGCAATCGCATCAGGCTATTCAAAACGTCCTGGCAATCCTGAAAGAAGCCGGCTACGGTCCTGAGCACGTCGTGCGTTGCGGTGTCTGGCTGGACGATACCCGCGATTTCCAATCCTTCAACAAGGTCTTCAAGGAATACTTCGGCGCCAATCCGCCGGCACGTGCCTGCGTGCAATCGGCCATGGTTGTGGATTGCAAGGTTGAGGTGGATTGCGTGGCGTTTAAACGCTAA